gttttcatgttgtgatgctcttggagtgagtacgtggtagtggtcccctttcatcctccctttccaCGGTGAGTCAggaccggtggtacctttttaggcatCACTCTCTAgagttatccgggcttgggaccagcacttgacctggtgCTTGGTCCCCCCCACCAGTGGTAGGATAGAGCAAtacaaggtgaagtttccttgccacagggaacaacgcggcggtcggtgactcgaaccctcgaattcagattgccgtcgtgacagtcttgagtccgacgctactaaccattcggccaccgcggccccatatgtatacctatatatatatatatatatatatatatatatatatatatatatatatatatatattatatatattgtgtgtgtgtgtgtgtgtgtgtgtgtgtgtttgtgcgtatgtatacacacacataccacacaccacacacacacacacacacacacacacacacacacacaccacacacacacacacacacacacacacacacacacacacatactacacaacacacatatttatatatacatatatatatatatatatataatatatatctatatatatattatataatatatatgtatatatatatatatgtatatatatatttatatatattatatatatataatatatatatatatatatatatataatatatatatatatatattgcatcaccAATACTATATTGCAGCCTAAATGCCAATGTCTTACGAAGAGTAATTTTAGGAGTTTCTTTCGCACCGAAATCGAAGCCAAAGCCGAGCCCCATCGCAGCACAAAGCGAAGAGTTCGCTCAGGTCTTTCTGACGGCCACCAGGTCAGGGCGGAGTTGCACGAAGGGCGTCGCCGTTTCCTGTCGAAAGAACAAACAGAACGATAAAGGAAAACACctcatttgtatacatatatttaaaagtatataaaaaaggcGAACACATAAATGGCCATACAAATGAACaaccacacctgcacacacacacacacacacacgcgcacatccatatctatatctatctatctacctatgcagacatgcatatatgcatacatacatacatacatacatacatacacacacacacacacacacacatgcacacacacacacacacacacacacacacacacacacacacacacacacaccacacacacacaaacacacacatatatatatatatatatatatatatatatatatatatatatatatatatgtgtgtgtgtgtgtgtgtgtgtgtataatgtatatctatagacacacacacacacatacatgcatacataaatacatacatgaatacatatatacatacacactacacacatacacatacacacacacacacacacacacacacacacacatatatatatatatcatatatataattatatatatatatatatatatattgttaattatatatatatatatatatatatatatatatatatatatatatatatatatatatatatgtgtttttttttgtgtgtgtccgtgtgtgtgtgtgtgtgtgtgtgtgtgtataatgtatatctatagacacacacacacacatatatgtatatatatatatataacccagccTAGTGGGGTGCAAGTCAGCACCTCAtcagccggtcccaagcccggataaatggggagggttggggtcagGAAGGCCATCATCCGCCTGTAAAATCTCGCCAAAACTTTACATGGAATGAGCCACACAATAGGAGTCACCAACCCTAGGATGTCACCCGTAAGCGACCGACAGATACATCGCCCTAACTCTGTGAACCAGCGAGGGCTACCGCCTCATGAACGGGGGCGGCCAAAGAAACTAGTTCAACATTTGCAAATTGTGACGTTAAATGTAGGGACCATGGCAGGAAGAGGCCGGGCTCTGGCAGATAATATGAAAACTAGGAAAGTATACGTGCTATGTGTTCATTAAACAAGATGGAAGGGGAACCAGGCAAAAGAATTGGACGAGGGGTACAAGTTGATATATGGAGGAgcaaacggagaaggaagaaatggaattggAATTATTTTATCTGACGTATGTTAACACACATACAGGAGATGAAGGACGAACATGGAAATgtgctgagaaaaaaagagatatattgaTAAGATGGAAGCAGTATTTTCAAAagttgataatgaagaaaatgatagatatttgAGAGCAGATGGAAAGCCGAATGATCAAGAAGTAGCTGAAATAAGTAGAGAAGAGGTGACTGCTAcgctaaagaagatgaagaatggaaAAGCTACAGAACCTGATGACATACCAGTGGAAGTATGGAAAGCTTTGGGAGAAAACATCTTACATGgattgatgaaaaatataatggaaagagAAGCAATAccagaaaagtggagagaaagtaCTTTGATACCAATattcaaagagaaaggagatattcagAGTTGTGAAAACCATCGGGGTATTAAGCCGATATCTCACACATTGAGTGCTGCATATGGTCTTCATCGACTTAGAGAAAGCTTATGACCGAGTGACACGCCAAGAAGTCTGGAGAGGGTTACGAGAGCGAGGagtacaagaaatatatgtaaGAATGGTCCAGGAATGCTACAAGACGTGACAACGAGAGTTAGTAGCACAGTGGGCATGACGGAACACTTCAAAGTAAAGGTCGGCTTACACCAGGGATCGGCACTTAGCCCACTGCTATTCAATATAGTATTTGATGTCATCACGGATAATGTAAGAGAAGAACCACCATGGTGCGTATTGTACGCTGATGATATTGTGCTAGTGACAGAAAGTAGAAGAGTGCCAGAAAGAAAACTAGAAGAATGGAGGTTTGTTTTAGAAAGCAGAGCAATGAGAATAAGCAGGTCCAAGACAGAATATTTCACCACAGACATAGATGGCGACTAACTAGCCACAATAAAGCTAGGTGGAGAGAAATTTGAAAAGAGTTCGaacctttaaatatctaggtTCAATGGTCGATGAAACTGCCGGAATAGATAAGGAAGTTAAATTTAAAGTGGatggaataattggagaaaagtGTCAGGCGTGTTGTGCGATAGGAGAGTCCCAATTAGACTCAAAGGTTAGGTGCATAAGGCCGTAGTCAGAACAGCCTTAATTTACGGCCTAGAAGCAGCCCACTGAAGAAGTTAGAGGAAAAGAAGTTAGACGTAGCTGAGATGAAGATGTTTGAGATGGATGGTTGGAGTCACAAGAAGAGATAGAATAAGGAACGACTATACAGAGATATAGTGAAAGTAGTGGAAATTTCTAAGATTCGGGAGGCAAGATTAGGATGGTTTCGACCATTtgaggagaagaggtggagaagattacgtaggaagagaagtcatggaaatggaagtacgaggaaacagaagaataggaagacctagaacacgatggaaaGGATGTACAAATAAAGATCTCAGGGAGAATATAATGTAGCGCTGGTTTTACCAACAGGAATACATGGAGAAGGCTCATTCACAGCGGCGACTCCGGATTGGGACAAgctgggaagaggaggaagatatatatatatatatatatatatatatatatatatatatattatatatatatatatatatacacacacacacacacaacaacacacacacacacacaaacacacacacacacacacacatacgcacacacacacacacacacacacacacacacacacacacacacaaacacacatacacatagacacacagacagacacacacacacaccacacacacacaaatatatatatagtaaaataaatatataatatatattatatatatatatatatatatatatatatatatacatatgtatatatatatctatatatatgtgtgtgtgtgtgtgtgttgtgtgtgtgtgtgtgtgtgtgtgtgtgtgtgtgtgtgtgtgtgtgtgtaatatatatatatatatatatatatatatatatatatatatatataacacatatatatatatttatatacatatatattacacacacacacacacacacacacacacacacacatgtatcatcATTTCCGACCCGGATTCTTTACTTTGACAAGGAAAGATGTTCCGCACATATATCCACGGTCTAAAGCAGATAAGAATTAGTCAAGCCAAAGGaaaacaattatgtatatatttatccatcaatctattatctttgcttattcatttattgattcaGATTCGCTTTTTCAAGCGAAAAATCGATAGTTACTATTCTTAAAGCACTTACTTTCATTCCTCCAACACTGACTTTGCAATCGGACCTTAAATCTGCAATGGATAATTCTCTTTGGCGCAACGCCTTCGCAGAAATGCCACGTGCGGCCGGCTGGAGACAATCAATTTGGACACATTAGGAAAAACTCCACCTAACTGTAAATTTCAGATCGCGAAGGCAGCTTTAGCATAATTTTCACCTGTTGttcgttctttttcttactcatctgtatttctgtctttctttttgtctgcccGTCTGTTTTATAAAgactgcctgtctctttctctcattctttctcatactctctctctccatcactctccttctctctctctctccatccctcttcttccatctacttctgtgtgtgtgtgtgtgtgtgtgtgtggtgtgtgtgtgtgtgtgtgtgtgtgtgtgtgtgtgtgtgtgtgtgtgtgtgtgtgtgtgtgtgtgtctatctgtctatctgtgtctgtctctgtctccggtctctgtctctgtctcttcgtctctctctcctctcttccctctctctctctctctctctctctcttcttctctctctcttctctcgtctcttctctctctctctctctctcctctctctcactctcttctctcctctctctctctctctctctctctctctctctctctctctctccctctctctctgcttctatatatctctctcatctctctctctcttctctctgattcGTGAAGGTTACTTCCGAAAGCGTTTGAACGAGAAGACACGAAGACAACCAGCTGTTCATGAGATATTCAGATTATACTGAGGGTCGTTTCATTTAAGTCGATGTGAGGAAACTACCTCTGGAGTCTCAGGAtgcttttgtttagatttttttttctgtttcatatcATTTCTGCTGCgacgagaaaataagaaaatgtttagAAATGCGATAAAGTGATAGCGAGAATATCAGGTGATTGGTTTCTAATCAGGATGTAAACACCATATTTCTtggtgtgattctgtgtgtgtgtgtgtgtgtgtgtgtgtgtgtgtgtgtgtgtgtgtgtgtctgtgtccagtTCCTTCAACCAGAGAAGGAAccgtacaaaaaagaaaagaaatcttacCCACACAGATGTAGACataattgtgcatgtgtgtgtgcgtttctgtgtataTTTAAGTGAATGTGCATGTATTTCTTGAAAATTTAGAGAACACTTTTCATGTCGCCTACATCAAGCGAAGCATTCTCCGGACCTCATGCAGAGTGGCTCATGCATACATGGCGTTGCTGGTCTTGTGCATACAGATACTGCACATCACAAGCCACCGGATTTTGCGCTTCTGGCATCACCGCTTTTATGCAGTATTCGATTTTTCCAGTTTGCAAAATCAACTTTGTGTAAACTGGCGTCGAACATTGAACATTCGTGTGTGTTGCGTTTCgtgtttgtgcttatatatatatatatatatatatatatatattatatatatattatatatatatatatatatatatatatatatatatatatatatatataatatacatacatagtatatatatatatatatatataactatatatacatatatatatacacatgtgtgtgtgtgtgtgtgtgtgtgtgtgtgtgtgtgtgtgtgtgtgcgtgtgtgtatgtgtgtgtgtgtgtgtgtttctttgtgcatgtgtgtgtatacacacacgcatacacacatacacaaaaaagtgtgtatatatacatacatacatatatatatatatatataatatatatatatatatatatacatatatacatatatatatatacataatgtatatgtatatatatgtatatataaatcaatcaatcaatcaataaataaataacacacacacacacacacacatccacaacggTTCTGAGTGACTGGCCAATGAGAAACGAGCCAGGCCTCGGTTGTACATGAATAGAAAACCAGTGCCTTGTCCAGAACAAGTAGACAATGGCAGCTGATTTACATACGTGAAATGACAAGGAAAACGACCAAATCATGATTATTCAGCAAGTTTATTTATGTGAAGAATAATCGATTATGTGATTTAGATAATCGATATTCTCTTAGGCTCTTAAAGATCGATTTCGTCTGATcgccccacaaatatatatatatatatatatatatatatatatatatatatatatatatatatatatatatatacatatatgcacatatatatatacatatatatacatatatatatacattacatataatatatatatatatatgattatatatatatatatatatatatatataatatatatatatatatatatatatatatatgtgtgtgtggtgtgtgtgtgtgtgtgtgtgtgtgttgtgtgtgtgtgtgtgtgtgtgtgtgagctttgaCTCATTGCTttgagccaccaccagtgattccagaaactcaggatagcaacatcgtcggcaaggtCAGTGTCTGTGAACTTGAatttgcccagtgttgctccacacagacttggatagtagctctgctccTAACCTTAAGGTAGgaagttccttgctgatgggtgggtccggcacaggtattctgataccacttgcatctatATTAACTGTTGGAggttctacctggtacagctgctcaaaataccctGCCCAGCGTTCACGGACACCAACATGATCTAGATGATCtgccatccactgagcagactgcggTCATCTGcgagagttcagttttctcagagcttggtaggcagggcgaaggccatttaccagaaatgaccttcaacctcctcagcaagattcctgatgaaactgttccttgtcctttctcacaGTGTTTGAGCCCCTACGCAAGTCTTGATTGCTATTCAGCCAAGGCATATGACACACTCgatggcctccagtgtctccagagaaatgaaattctgccttgcccttgggcgtacaccaatggacctcccgtgctgcttcgagtgttttgcacttgaaggactcccacagagaaacTGGTCCGGTTTTCATGTTCTgcgaatcaatcagagactgctgtggcgaaccctcgaggacactcctcctccctcaattaCGTCCAAGTGAAAAAACACcttggccactggagggacgaggagttttgaagtggatccatagggtagccacaaccagctcgGTTGTGGCTACAACTCGACACTCCAGTAAATCCTGTAATTCTGAAGGATCcagcaagtgctgacaagaatgttgatctccttggccaccaATACCTGTATCATTATACCATATCtacaatgcgggttggagtgctgataccaggagccagaaatcctcagtctctggacctagcaaagtcctgagAAGGaggctgctggga
Above is a genomic segment from Penaeus monodon isolate SGIC_2016 unplaced genomic scaffold, NSTDA_Pmon_1 PmonScaffold_827, whole genome shotgun sequence containing:
- the LOC119571838 gene encoding uncharacterized protein LOC119571838; its protein translation is MLQDVTTRVSSTVGMTEHFKVKVGLHQGSALSPLLFNIVFDVITDNVREEPPWCVLYADDIVLVTESRRVPERKLEEWSQNSLNLRPRSSPLKKLEEKKLDVAEMKMFEMDGWSHKKR